In Microbacterium maritypicum, the following are encoded in one genomic region:
- a CDS encoding amino acid deaminase translates to MIERLDAAATAHDAADVLSMFDWLGPAIDADARDERFARWGRSTVVDENVGAPVLSRSTFEALHDRAGLDSAWPVGNAGLLHVYGYLLSTTPTPYGLKRDRWLGGELARACGLAPDAFVPWIGERTLLDRVTEVAETLIAGVPVRRQRLGDVDAVVAVADRQPHPSALAYALDSPAQGRRLITMFPVADPTALLADLDASPPRLRWNAEG, encoded by the coding sequence GTGATCGAACGACTGGATGCCGCGGCTACCGCGCACGACGCCGCCGACGTGCTGTCGATGTTCGACTGGCTCGGTCCGGCGATCGATGCCGATGCTCGGGACGAGCGCTTCGCCCGCTGGGGCCGATCCACCGTCGTGGACGAGAACGTCGGAGCGCCGGTGCTGTCGCGGTCGACCTTCGAAGCGCTGCACGACCGCGCAGGTCTGGACTCGGCGTGGCCGGTCGGCAACGCGGGGCTGCTGCATGTGTACGGCTATCTGCTTTCGACCACGCCCACTCCGTACGGTCTGAAGCGCGATCGCTGGCTCGGCGGTGAGCTGGCCCGCGCGTGCGGACTGGCCCCCGACGCCTTCGTCCCCTGGATCGGCGAGCGCACACTCCTCGACCGCGTGACCGAGGTCGCCGAGACCCTGATAGCAGGCGTGCCGGTGCGGCGGCAACGACTCGGCGACGTGGATGCCGTCGTCGCGGTCGCCGATCGGCAGCCGCACCCCTCGGCGCTCGCCTACGCGCTCGACTCCCCCGCACAGGGTCGCCGACTCATCACGATGTTCCCCGTCGCCGACCCGACCGCGCTGCTCGCCGACCTCGACGCCTCACCCCCGCGCCTCCGTTGGAACGCCGAGGGCTGA